The following are from one region of the bacterium genome:
- a CDS encoding metallophosphoesterase family protein, which translates to MKIAVFSDVHSNLEAYRAVILDIAGRRDVDALWCLGDVVGYGADPEICVHITRALAGSAPPPAVDEELAGAIGSLAGKLRYVVLGNHDAAAFGHRIINYFNEVARVAALWTAAEISSLACSFLRNLPLTEAEGDVLLVHSTPVRPQEFHYITKVGDAKEAFGATDAAVIFYGHNHRPVVVSDRGGRPAAAKPEDFGKDARWLVNVGSVGQPRDGDYRACYVMYDAGDPRLEFVRVDYDVDGAAGKILKADLPRVLAERLHYGW; encoded by the coding sequence TTGAAGATAGCCGTATTTTCCGACGTTCATAGCAATTTGGAGGCGTACCGCGCCGTTATTTTAGATATCGCGGGGCGCCGCGACGTAGACGCGTTGTGGTGTCTGGGGGATGTCGTAGGTTACGGCGCCGACCCCGAAATTTGCGTGCACATAACTCGCGCGCTGGCCGGTTCCGCGCCCCCGCCCGCGGTCGACGAAGAGCTCGCGGGAGCGATAGGGTCGCTGGCGGGGAAATTACGGTACGTCGTGCTGGGCAACCACGACGCCGCGGCTTTCGGCCACCGTATCATCAATTATTTTAACGAGGTGGCGCGCGTCGCGGCCCTTTGGACGGCGGCCGAGATTTCGTCGTTGGCATGTTCCTTCTTACGAAACCTGCCCTTGACGGAGGCCGAAGGGGACGTCTTATTGGTACATTCCACTCCCGTAAGGCCCCAGGAATTCCATTATATAACGAAAGTCGGCGACGCTAAAGAAGCGTTCGGCGCGACGGACGCGGCCGTTATTTTTTACGGCCACAACCATCGACCGGTAGTAGTCTCGGACCGGGGAGGCCGGCCGGCCGCGGCGAAGCCCGAAGACTTCGGTAAGGACGCCAGGTGGTTGGTCAACGTGGGTAGCGTCGGGCAACCGCGCGACGGCGACTACCGGGCTTGCTACGTAATGTATGACGCGGGCGACCCGCGGCTGGAGTTCGTGCGGGTGGATTACGACGTCGACGGCGCGGCCGGGAAGATTCTGAAAGCCGATTTGCCTCGCGTTCTCGCCGAACGACTTCACTACGGGTGGTGA